Proteins encoded by one window of Porphyrobacter sp. YT40:
- a CDS encoding asparagine synthetase B family protein, whose protein sequence is MQFAIAIPLSAGGLPRQVPEAAADHLSLCARTARYWAGGATPVQRLGYCGLVLGHVFGRDAPGDRSGNHITEVSDPDAAAEELVARCWGTYLAVLTDGDTIRLLPDPGGLMPVFYRMTTTHLLVASDPRLLFEADGARPAIDLAALGDYLTRPDLRTTTTCLEGVRELRPGCLTVLRSRALSEHAIWQAGEFLPRGPSPGVAEAAQRLRQAALSVMSAWHRALGPPVVAVSGGVDSSLICGALAAAALPFSCVTLATRDPGGDERAAARQLAGHLGVRLEEEIYAPEDFDPFQCASSGLPRPSRKSFLTRVDAMLAKAGRQSGAASIWDGNGGDNLFCYLHSPAPVADRILAEGLFSPWPMTLLDMCGVTGSDIGKMVRATVRRLAGRPGFPAWPADTRLTAVRAPGFEALSPAMPWPSDITPGHRGKQDHFALIMRAQLHCHGPANPAGRFSPLMSQPLLELCLALPTWLWCDGGINRSLARKAFAAELPRSLHRRTSKAGPDSFLREIFDRNRKIFREQLASGILNQAGLIDMCAIERALQTDRNRDDPVIYRVLDLVEAENWAREWMG, encoded by the coding sequence GTGCAATTTGCCATCGCGATACCGCTCAGCGCCGGGGGCCTCCCTCGTCAGGTGCCGGAGGCGGCGGCCGATCATCTCTCTCTGTGTGCGCGTACCGCGCGATACTGGGCTGGCGGCGCAACGCCGGTTCAGCGGTTGGGGTATTGCGGGCTGGTGCTCGGCCATGTCTTCGGGCGCGATGCGCCGGGTGACAGGTCGGGCAATCACATCACCGAGGTCAGCGATCCCGATGCCGCCGCCGAGGAGCTGGTGGCCCGGTGCTGGGGCACGTATCTCGCTGTCCTCACCGATGGCGATACCATCCGGCTTCTGCCCGACCCCGGCGGTCTCATGCCCGTCTTCTACCGCATGACCACGACACATCTGCTGGTCGCATCGGATCCACGCCTGCTGTTTGAAGCCGACGGCGCGCGGCCTGCCATCGATCTGGCCGCGCTGGGTGATTATCTCACCCGCCCCGACCTGCGCACCACGACCACATGTCTTGAGGGTGTGCGTGAGCTGCGCCCGGGTTGCCTCACCGTTTTGCGCAGTCGCGCGCTTTCGGAGCACGCCATTTGGCAGGCGGGCGAATTCCTGCCGCGCGGACCCTCGCCCGGGGTCGCGGAGGCGGCACAGAGGCTGCGCCAGGCGGCATTGTCGGTCATGTCGGCATGGCACCGCGCGCTCGGTCCGCCGGTCGTGGCGGTCTCGGGAGGCGTGGATTCCTCGCTAATCTGCGGCGCGCTGGCTGCGGCCGCACTGCCCTTTTCCTGCGTCACGCTGGCGACACGGGATCCCGGCGGTGACGAGCGCGCCGCAGCCCGGCAGCTCGCCGGTCACCTTGGCGTCAGGCTTGAAGAGGAAATCTATGCACCGGAAGACTTCGATCCGTTCCAATGTGCCTCTTCAGGACTGCCTCGCCCCTCACGCAAATCCTTCCTGACCCGTGTGGATGCCATGCTCGCGAAGGCAGGCCGGCAATCGGGTGCCGCCAGTATCTGGGACGGCAACGGCGGGGACAATCTGTTCTGCTACCTGCACTCCCCCGCACCGGTCGCCGACCGGATCCTGGCCGAGGGCCTGTTCTCGCCCTGGCCTATGACCCTGCTCGACATGTGCGGTGTCACCGGATCGGATATCGGCAAAATGGTCCGCGCCACGGTACGCCGCCTTGCCGGTCGTCCCGGGTTTCCCGCATGGCCGGCGGATACGCGCCTGACCGCAGTTCGTGCGCCTGGCTTCGAAGCCTTGTCGCCGGCTATGCCGTGGCCCAGCGACATAACGCCAGGGCATCGCGGCAAGCAGGATCATTTCGCCCTGATCATGCGCGCCCAGCTTCATTGTCACGGACCGGCGAACCCTGCAGGTCGCTTCTCGCCGCTGATGAGCCAGCCGTTGCTCGAACTTTGCCTTGCCCTTCCGACCTGGCTCTGGTGTGATGGCGGCATCAATCGTTCCCTTGCCCGCAAGGCCTTTGCCGCCGAATTGCCGAGGAGCCTCCATCGCAGGACATCGAAGGCCGGGCCCGACAGCTTCCTCAGGGAAATCTTCGACCGCAACCGGAAGATCTTTCGCGAGCAACTGGCGAGCGGCATTCTCAATCAGGCCGGCCTCATTGACATGTGCGCAATCGAGCGCGCGCTGCAGACCGACCGCAACCGCGACGATCCCGTGATCTACCGGGTGCTCGACCTCGTCGAGGCTGAGAACTGGGCCCGCGAATGGATGGGCTAG
- a CDS encoding lasso peptide biosynthesis B2 protein, with protein MHNLPDKASHAWRDLDGEVIFLDLEGDRYFRLRDNQNACMVGEMARGDLSCWHVPAALALPEEWEAASGAWCSGDEQRFSLPDVARALWMQRRTERRLASEAFDAVLHSTRRLLDQASARPCADREAAINRVGHAFDRARLLRTAADRCLARSLACALMLAGHGIRATVVIGVRRSPFGAHCWAQSGSLIINDTWDETQRFTPLLVV; from the coding sequence ATGCACAATCTGCCTGACAAGGCGTCCCACGCCTGGCGCGATCTTGACGGCGAGGTCATCTTTCTCGACCTCGAAGGCGACCGGTATTTCCGGCTTCGCGACAATCAAAATGCCTGCATGGTTGGCGAGATGGCAAGAGGCGATCTCTCTTGCTGGCATGTGCCCGCCGCCTTGGCGCTTCCGGAGGAATGGGAGGCCGCGTCCGGCGCCTGGTGCTCAGGCGATGAGCAGCGATTCTCGCTTCCGGATGTTGCGCGCGCGCTGTGGATGCAGCGCCGCACCGAACGCCGGCTTGCCTCGGAAGCATTCGATGCTGTCCTGCATTCAACCCGCAGGTTACTGGATCAGGCGTCGGCGCGCCCATGTGCGGACCGCGAAGCCGCGATCAACCGCGTCGGGCATGCCTTCGATCGCGCACGGCTCCTGCGGACAGCCGCCGATCGCTGCCTTGCGCGCTCGCTCGCCTGCGCGCTGATGCTCGCCGGTCATGGCATACGCGCCACAGTGGTCATCGGGGTCAGGCGCTCCCCCTTTGGCGCCCACTGCTGGGCACAATCGGGCTCACTGATCATCAATGACACGTGGGACGAGACGCAGCGCTTCACACCATTGCTGGTTGTGTGA
- a CDS encoding DUF2274 domain-containing protein, with the protein MTRLRLSDITGEKPVKLTIEIPARLHRELASYAAVLNGGSSAGAPQPADLVAPMLERFIASDRGFARQRRKAASGATPSSEADPRSR; encoded by the coding sequence ATGACGCGGCTCAGGCTCTCCGACATCACGGGCGAAAAGCCGGTCAAGCTCACGATCGAGATACCGGCGCGGCTGCACCGCGAGCTCGCCAGCTATGCGGCCGTGCTCAATGGCGGGTCGTCAGCGGGGGCGCCCCAGCCTGCGGATCTAGTCGCGCCGATGCTGGAGCGCTTTATCGCATCGGACCGCGGGTTTGCACGACAAAGGCGCAAGGCAGCAAGCGGCGCTACGCCGTCTTCGGAGGCTGATCCGCGAAGCCGCTGA
- a CDS encoding TrbI/VirB10 family protein produces the protein MITAPGTPAPGPNAAGDERVDAESIVRLRGEAPRVVRLSRKAIGLASAAGLALVGGALIFALRSPNADAGEELANTGGVAVAEGLASAPADYSEVPRLGPPLPGDLGKSILDAQDRGAVAALPPASGAATVTQVPPPDPAEMARQRLEQEREAARASRLFAAGSAGVPVPAAVPVPPSASLLQTSQPNPATGSTGFLERPVDRRTASGERLTGTGSNATLMAGAIIPAALITGVRSDQPGLVTAQVTQNVFDSLTGRRLLIPQGSRLVGDYASDVGFGQRRVLLAWNRLILPDGRSIVLERQPASDPSGYAGLEDGVDYHWGGVLRAALVSTLLAIGAESGSGSDEELARALRRGSQDSVNRAGEQVVSRELGVRPTLTIRPGTPVRVLVTRDLVLGPAS, from the coding sequence GTGATCACGGCACCCGGCACTCCGGCGCCCGGCCCCAACGCGGCCGGTGACGAACGCGTCGATGCTGAAAGTATCGTGCGTCTGCGCGGCGAGGCGCCTCGGGTCGTGCGCCTCTCGCGCAAGGCAATTGGTCTGGCGAGCGCCGCCGGGCTGGCGCTCGTTGGCGGCGCGCTGATCTTCGCGCTGAGATCGCCCAATGCCGATGCGGGCGAAGAGCTGGCCAACACCGGTGGTGTGGCGGTCGCCGAAGGTCTTGCCTCGGCGCCCGCAGACTATTCCGAGGTCCCCCGGCTCGGCCCGCCGCTTCCCGGTGATCTCGGCAAGTCGATCCTGGATGCGCAGGATCGCGGTGCGGTGGCCGCGCTGCCACCGGCCAGCGGCGCGGCCACGGTGACGCAAGTGCCGCCTCCCGACCCCGCCGAGATGGCACGCCAGCGGCTCGAACAGGAGCGCGAGGCGGCGCGCGCAAGCCGGCTGTTTGCCGCGGGCAGTGCGGGCGTCCCGGTGCCCGCCGCTGTGCCTGTTCCGCCGTCTGCGTCATTGCTTCAGACATCGCAGCCGAACCCTGCAACAGGATCGACAGGCTTTCTGGAGCGACCGGTCGACCGGCGGACCGCGTCAGGAGAACGGCTCACGGGCACGGGGTCAAATGCGACGCTGATGGCCGGGGCGATTATTCCGGCAGCGCTCATTACCGGCGTGCGTTCGGACCAGCCCGGGCTTGTCACCGCACAGGTGACCCAGAACGTCTTTGACAGCCTGACCGGTCGCCGGCTGCTGATCCCGCAAGGGTCGCGACTGGTCGGCGATTACGCTTCCGACGTGGGTTTCGGGCAGCGCCGCGTGCTGCTCGCCTGGAACAGGCTGATCCTTCCCGACGGACGGTCGATCGTGCTCGAGCGCCAGCCTGCCTCCGATCCTTCCGGCTATGCCGGGCTCGAGGACGGGGTGGATTACCACTGGGGCGGCGTGTTGCGCGCTGCGCTTGTCTCGACGCTGCTCGCAATTGGCGCTGAATCCGGTTCGGGATCGGACGAAGAACTCGCCCGCGCGCTGCGGCGCGGCAGCCAGGACAGCGTCAACCGTGCGGGCGAACAGGTGGTCTCGCGCGAGCTCGGCGTGCGTCCCACACTGACGATCCGGCCGGGCACTCCGGTGCGCGTGCTGGTTACCCGCGATCTGGTTCTCGGCCCTGCATCATGA
- the trbG gene encoding P-type conjugative transfer protein TrbG, with amino-acid sequence MTRLNLPSRCMALALATSCALVAASPVFATPVPQARAACAALVALTTDLPVIPLQASLPPAPPSRQASPPAARRSPAPGPEAHVGAANAAARVEPEDAGFENAIQRYAYSEGALYQVYTAPGQVTDIALQVGEQLVGPGPVASGDTVRWMIGDTLSGAGTTRRVHILVKPTRPGIATNLVINTDRRTYHLELRATAHTWMASVSWTYPDDELIALRRAEADAVRAAPIAAGLVPEQFNFDYRLSGDRPRWRPVRVFDDGQRTLIEFAPDIAQGELPPFFVLGEDDTAELANYRVSGRYLIVDRLFERGELRLGAGRRQQRVTITNRARGAS; translated from the coding sequence ATGACACGCCTGAACCTTCCTTCGCGCTGCATGGCTCTTGCGCTCGCCACCTCCTGTGCGCTGGTCGCCGCCTCGCCGGTCTTCGCCACCCCGGTTCCGCAAGCGCGCGCGGCTTGCGCTGCACTCGTCGCGCTCACGACCGACCTGCCGGTCATTCCTCTACAGGCATCATTGCCGCCTGCTCCTCCTTCGCGGCAGGCTTCCCCCCCTGCCGCGCGCCGCTCCCCTGCGCCAGGCCCCGAGGCGCATGTGGGAGCGGCGAACGCGGCAGCGCGGGTCGAGCCCGAGGATGCCGGGTTCGAGAATGCGATCCAGCGCTACGCCTATAGCGAAGGCGCATTGTATCAGGTCTACACCGCGCCGGGACAGGTGACCGACATCGCCCTCCAGGTCGGTGAGCAGCTGGTCGGGCCGGGACCGGTCGCTTCCGGCGACACGGTGCGATGGATGATCGGCGACACGCTGAGCGGGGCGGGCACAACCCGGCGGGTTCACATTCTGGTGAAGCCGACCCGGCCCGGCATCGCCACCAATCTCGTGATCAACACCGACCGCCGCACCTATCACCTCGAGCTGCGCGCGACGGCGCACACGTGGATGGCGTCGGTCAGCTGGACCTATCCGGACGATGAACTCATCGCTCTGCGCCGCGCCGAAGCGGATGCCGTGCGCGCGGCGCCCATCGCCGCAGGCCTGGTGCCCGAGCAGTTCAACTTCGACTACCGGCTCTCTGGCGACCGGCCGCGCTGGCGGCCGGTGCGGGTGTTCGATGACGGGCAGCGCACGCTGATCGAGTTCGCGCCTGACATCGCGCAAGGCGAGTTACCGCCCTTCTTCGTGCTGGGCGAGGACGACACCGCCGAACTCGCAAATTACCGCGTGTCTGGCCGCTATCTCATTGTCGACCGGCTGTTCGAGCGCGGCGAACTGCGGCTCGGTGCAGGCCGCCGCCAGCAGCGCGTCACTATCACCAATCGCGCCCGGGGCGCATCGTGA
- the trbF gene encoding conjugal transfer protein TrbF: MFRRPTIRYGRTRQPETPYQRAAQVWDERIGSARVQARSWRYACFGALGLSAALTGALVWQNARGTIVPWVVEVDKLGEARSVAPAEAGFTPSDPQIAFHLARFIEQVRALPADPVVVRANWLRAYDFASDRGALALNDYARTNDPFAAIGREQVAVDVTSVIRASPQSFRVAWTERRYRDGALAGTSRWTAILGVAVQPPRTPDALTRNPLGIFVTSINWSKELG, from the coding sequence ATGTTCAGACGCCCCACGATCCGGTACGGCAGGACCCGGCAGCCCGAGACCCCCTACCAGCGCGCAGCGCAGGTCTGGGACGAGCGCATCGGCTCGGCCCGGGTCCAGGCGCGCAGCTGGCGCTATGCCTGTTTCGGTGCACTCGGTCTGTCGGCGGCGCTGACCGGCGCGCTCGTCTGGCAGAATGCACGCGGGACGATCGTCCCCTGGGTGGTCGAGGTCGACAAGCTCGGCGAGGCGCGCAGCGTTGCTCCGGCAGAGGCCGGGTTCACGCCGAGCGATCCGCAGATCGCGTTTCATCTTGCGCGCTTTATCGAACAGGTCCGCGCATTGCCGGCCGATCCGGTGGTGGTGCGCGCGAACTGGCTCAGGGCCTACGACTTTGCAAGCGATCGCGGCGCGCTCGCACTCAACGACTATGCGCGGACCAACGATCCGTTCGCGGCAATCGGCCGCGAACAGGTGGCGGTCGATGTCACAAGCGTCATCCGTGCCTCGCCCCAAAGCTTCCGGGTCGCCTGGACCGAACGCCGCTACCGCGATGGCGCGCTCGCCGGGACGTCACGCTGGACCGCCATCCTCGGGGTAGCGGTCCAGCCGCCGCGCACACCCGACGCACTCACACGCAACCCGCTCGGCATTTTCGTCACATCGATCAACTGGTCAAAGGAGCTTGGCTGA
- the trbL gene encoding P-type conjugative transfer protein TrbL has translation MGGTGVVDRFLAIFSRYIDSGFGLLSGEIAFIATTLIVIDVTLAALFWSWGGNDDIIARLVKKTLFVGIFAWIIGNWSALATIVFESFAGLGLKASGSGLGAADLLQPGRVAQVGIDAAWPLLEAMQDLLGYVGFFENFLQIVILLLAWAVVVIAFFILSIQLFVTLIEFKLTTLAGFVLIPFGLFGKTAFLAERVLGNVVSSGVKVLVLAVIIGIGSTLFAEFTGAIPGEPTIEDALAIMLASLTLLGLGIFGPGIANGIVAGGPQLGAGAAAGTALLAGGAAVGGVAGAKLAAGAAAAAASSVAGGASRAAGGATMAYATGSAGKSGSTAVVGGLAGVGRAAGGAAMSPLRRAAEAARANFRDGARGAVGNMGGRIIPAPGAAASEPRSDAGMPGWARTMKQRQSLGHSASLAAHTVRSGDGHGAGAAIDTREKD, from the coding sequence ATGGGCGGAACCGGCGTCGTCGATCGCTTCCTCGCGATCTTCTCGCGATACATCGACAGCGGCTTCGGCCTGCTGTCGGGTGAGATCGCATTCATCGCGACGACGCTGATCGTGATCGACGTGACGCTCGCGGCGCTGTTCTGGAGCTGGGGCGGCAACGACGACATCATTGCGCGGCTCGTCAAGAAGACGCTCTTCGTCGGCATCTTCGCCTGGATCATCGGCAATTGGAGCGCACTCGCCACCATCGTCTTCGAGAGCTTTGCCGGCCTCGGCCTCAAGGCAAGCGGGTCGGGATTGGGCGCGGCCGACCTGCTCCAACCCGGGCGGGTTGCGCAGGTCGGGATCGACGCCGCCTGGCCACTGCTCGAAGCGATGCAGGACCTGCTCGGCTATGTCGGCTTCTTCGAGAACTTCCTGCAGATCGTCATCCTGCTGCTCGCCTGGGCGGTGGTGGTGATCGCCTTCTTCATTCTCTCGATCCAGCTCTTCGTCACGCTGATCGAGTTCAAGCTGACCACGCTTGCGGGCTTCGTGCTCATTCCGTTCGGGCTGTTCGGCAAGACCGCCTTCCTCGCCGAGCGCGTGCTCGGCAACGTCGTGTCCTCTGGTGTGAAGGTACTGGTGCTCGCGGTCATCATCGGCATCGGCTCGACGCTGTTCGCCGAGTTCACCGGCGCGATCCCGGGCGAACCGACGATCGAGGACGCGCTGGCTATCATGCTCGCCAGCCTGACCCTGCTGGGACTCGGCATCTTCGGCCCTGGCATTGCCAACGGCATCGTTGCGGGCGGCCCGCAACTGGGAGCCGGCGCGGCTGCCGGTACCGCGCTCCTTGCCGGCGGCGCAGCGGTCGGCGGTGTTGCCGGCGCGAAGCTCGCCGCAGGCGCAGCGGCGGCTGCCGCGTCGTCTGTCGCTGGCGGAGCCTCGCGCGCTGCCGGCGGCGCGACGATGGCCTACGCCACCGGCTCTGCCGGGAAAAGCGGCAGCACTGCCGTCGTTGGCGGCCTGGCCGGTGTTGGTCGTGCAGCCGGCGGCGCAGCGATGTCGCCGCTGCGCAGAGCAGCCGAGGCCGCCCGTGCTAACTTTCGCGACGGCGCCCGCGGCGCGGTCGGCAATATGGGCGGGCGGATCATCCCTGCGCCTGGCGCCGCCGCCAGCGAACCCCGGAGCGATGCCGGAATGCCCGGCTGGGCCCGCACCATGAAGCAGCGCCAGAGTCTCGGTCACTCCGCCTCGCTTGCCGCGCACACGGTGCGCAGCGGCGACGGCCACGGCGCTGGCGCAGCGATCGACACGCGAGAGAAGGATTAG
- the trbK-alt gene encoding putative entry exclusion protein TrbK-alt codes for MDGKLLARIGAAVFVGLAVTMTLVQLLEGPAPRSDPSRAVQPRDGDPLALQLRACAAMGERALSSPDCRAAWAEKRRRFFGVNRGEASSELGEAPDAASVGAPLAVDPET; via the coding sequence ATGGATGGCAAGCTCCTTGCGCGGATCGGCGCGGCCGTGTTCGTCGGCCTCGCGGTCACGATGACGCTGGTCCAGCTGTTGGAGGGGCCCGCGCCGCGCAGCGATCCGTCCCGCGCGGTCCAGCCTCGCGATGGCGATCCGCTCGCACTGCAATTGCGGGCCTGCGCGGCGATGGGCGAACGCGCGCTCTCCTCTCCCGACTGCCGCGCGGCATGGGCCGAGAAGCGGCGACGCTTCTTCGGCGTCAATCGGGGAGAGGCCTCGTCGGAGCTTGGCGAAGCACCTGACGCCGCATCGGTCGGGGCGCCTCTCGCTGTGGATCCGGAGACCTGA
- the trbJ gene encoding P-type conjugative transfer protein TrbJ, producing MTRSRSIRSLAAASALALAGLGTLASTPAHAQLGGVVYDPSNYAQNVLTAARTLEQINNQIRMLQNQATSLVNEARNLQSLPLTIVQPLTDQIRQTQQLLDQAQRIAYDVRAIETAFDRQYRGAALGTSQQAMIADAEARWQNSVAAFEDALKVQAGAVANIEGSRAAIGDLLSASQSAEGALQAAQAGNQLLALQARQLADLTATLAAANRAQALDAAERAAAKAQAREQLRRFLAVRPRYVPRQARRAGED from the coding sequence ATGACCCGTTCCCGATCCATTCGCAGCCTCGCCGCAGCGAGCGCGCTTGCGCTTGCCGGTCTCGGCACTCTGGCCTCGACACCGGCACACGCGCAGCTCGGCGGGGTCGTCTACGATCCTTCGAACTACGCGCAGAATGTGCTCACTGCGGCGCGCACGCTCGAGCAGATCAACAACCAGATCCGCATGCTGCAGAACCAGGCGACCTCGCTCGTCAACGAGGCGCGCAATCTCCAGAGCCTGCCGCTCACCATCGTTCAGCCGCTCACCGACCAGATCCGCCAGACGCAGCAGCTGCTCGATCAGGCGCAGCGCATCGCCTATGACGTGCGCGCGATCGAGACCGCCTTCGACCGACAATATCGCGGGGCGGCGCTCGGCACGTCGCAGCAGGCGATGATCGCCGATGCCGAAGCGCGCTGGCAGAACAGCGTGGCCGCCTTCGAGGATGCGCTCAAGGTCCAGGCGGGCGCAGTCGCCAATATCGAAGGATCGCGCGCCGCGATCGGCGATCTGCTGAGCGCCAGCCAGTCGGCCGAGGGCGCGCTTCAGGCCGCGCAGGCGGGCAACCAGCTGCTCGCGCTCCAGGCACGCCAGCTCGCCGATCTCACCGCGACGCTTGCCGCAGCCAATCGCGCGCAGGCGCTCGACGCGGCCGAACGCGCCGCAGCCAAGGCGCAGGCACGCGAGCAGTTGCGCCGCTTCCTTGCCGTTCGTCCGCGCTATGTGCCCAGGCAGGCCCGCCGCGCTGGCGAGGACTGA
- the trbE gene encoding conjugal transfer protein TrbE, whose amino-acid sequence MFSLREYRRKADRLADFLPWAALVAPGVVLNKDGSFQRSARFRGPDLDSATPAELIAVTARLNSALRRLGSGWAIFVEAVRRPAQDYPQCNFPDPASALVERERAAQFAEEGAHFESRYYFSLLWMPPAEDAARAESWLYEGRAEKGVNPRELLAGFVDRTDRLLKLFEGFFPEVGWLDDSDTLSYLHNCISTRIQRVRVPETPMHLDALLADEPLTGGLEPRLGSAHVRTLSVVGLPSATVPGLLDELNTLGFAYRWATRAIMLDKSDATRLLAKIRRQWFAKRKSVAAILKEVITNEASVLLDSDASNKAEDADLALQELGADHVGMALVTATVTVWDADAALAAEKLRQVEKVVQGRDFTCVTEGMNALEAWLGSLPGHVYANVRQPPVSTLNLAHMLPISAVWAGPERDPHWDAPPLYYARTEGTTPFRFALHAGDVGHTLVVGPTGAGKSVLLAFMAMQFRRYPGARIVAFDFGGSIRAAALACGGEWQDLGASLAADSEAGVLLQPLAGIDDHATRNWAAGWLQAILVSEGVVPDPATKEHLWTALGSLASAPLSERTLTGLAVLLQSQPLKQALAPYCLGGPFGRLLDAESERLGSSDFQAFETEGLTGSAAAPAVLAYLFHRIEAQLDGAPTLIIIDEGWLVLDSPGFAAQLREWLKTLRKKNASVIFATQSLADIEGSAIAPAIIEGCPTRVFLPNERAREPQILSIYRRFGLNDRQIEIVSRATPKREYYCQSARGNRLFDLGLGEVALAFTAASSKADQRAITRIIDEAGRAGFAAAWLAHRGLDWAAELLPAASRDEIYPAPQEGDPA is encoded by the coding sequence ATGTTCTCGCTTCGCGAATACCGCCGCAAGGCCGACCGGCTCGCAGATTTCCTCCCCTGGGCGGCGCTGGTCGCGCCAGGCGTGGTCCTCAACAAGGACGGGAGCTTCCAGCGCAGCGCGCGCTTTCGCGGGCCCGATCTCGACAGCGCCACGCCCGCCGAGCTCATTGCGGTGACCGCACGTCTGAACAGCGCGCTGCGGCGGCTGGGCTCGGGCTGGGCGATCTTCGTCGAGGCGGTCCGCCGCCCGGCGCAGGATTATCCCCAATGCAACTTTCCCGATCCGGCCTCGGCGCTGGTCGAGCGCGAACGCGCCGCGCAGTTTGCCGAGGAAGGCGCGCATTTCGAAAGCCGCTACTATTTTTCCCTGCTGTGGATGCCGCCCGCCGAGGATGCCGCGCGCGCCGAGAGCTGGCTATACGAAGGCCGCGCAGAGAAGGGCGTGAACCCGCGCGAGCTGCTGGCCGGCTTCGTTGACCGGACCGACCGGCTGCTCAAGCTCTTCGAGGGCTTCTTTCCCGAAGTGGGATGGCTCGATGATAGCGATACGCTGAGCTATCTCCACAACTGCATCTCCACCCGCATCCAGCGCGTGCGCGTACCCGAGACGCCGATGCATCTCGATGCGCTTCTCGCCGACGAGCCGCTCACGGGCGGGCTCGAGCCGCGACTGGGCTCGGCCCACGTGAGAACGCTGAGCGTAGTCGGCCTTCCGAGCGCGACGGTCCCGGGCCTGCTCGACGAGCTCAACACCCTTGGATTCGCCTATCGCTGGGCGACCCGCGCGATCATGCTCGACAAGAGCGATGCGACGCGGTTGCTGGCGAAAATCCGGCGCCAGTGGTTCGCCAAACGCAAATCTGTCGCCGCCATCCTCAAGGAGGTGATCACCAACGAGGCGTCGGTGCTGCTCGACAGCGATGCGTCGAACAAGGCCGAGGACGCCGATCTGGCGCTGCAGGAGCTCGGTGCCGATCATGTCGGGATGGCGCTCGTCACCGCCACCGTCACGGTGTGGGACGCGGATGCAGCGCTCGCCGCCGAGAAGCTGCGGCAGGTCGAGAAGGTCGTCCAGGGCCGCGACTTCACCTGCGTGACCGAGGGCATGAACGCGCTCGAGGCCTGGCTCGGATCGCTGCCGGGTCACGTTTACGCCAACGTCCGGCAGCCGCCGGTCTCGACGCTCAACCTTGCGCACATGTTGCCGATCTCGGCCGTGTGGGCCGGACCGGAGCGCGATCCGCACTGGGATGCGCCGCCGCTGTACTACGCGCGGACCGAAGGCACTACGCCGTTCCGCTTCGCCCTCCACGCCGGCGATGTCGGGCACACGCTCGTGGTCGGCCCGACCGGCGCCGGCAAATCGGTGCTGCTCGCCTTCATGGCGATGCAGTTCCGGCGCTATCCGGGCGCGCGGATCGTCGCCTTCGACTTCGGCGGATCGATCCGTGCCGCAGCGCTCGCCTGCGGCGGCGAATGGCAGGATCTCGGGGCAAGCCTCGCCGCCGATAGCGAGGCGGGCGTCCTGCTTCAGCCGCTGGCGGGGATCGACGATCACGCGACGCGCAACTGGGCGGCGGGATGGCTCCAGGCGATCCTCGTATCCGAAGGCGTCGTGCCCGACCCGGCAACCAAGGAGCATCTGTGGACGGCGCTCGGCTCGCTGGCGAGCGCCCCTCTATCCGAACGCACGCTCACCGGGCTTGCGGTGCTGCTGCAGTCGCAGCCGCTCAAGCAGGCGCTCGCGCCCTATTGTCTCGGCGGCCCGTTCGGGCGCCTGCTCGACGCGGAGAGCGAGCGACTGGGATCGTCCGACTTCCAGGCGTTCGAGACCGAAGGGCTGACCGGATCGGCAGCGGCACCAGCGGTGCTTGCCTACCTTTTCCACCGGATCGAAGCGCAACTCGACGGCGCGCCGACGCTCATCATCATCGACGAAGGCTGGCTGGTGCTCGACAGTCCCGGCTTTGCCGCACAGCTTCGCGAATGGCTCAAGACGCTGCGCAAGAAGAATGCGAGCGTCATCTTCGCGACCCAGAGCCTCGCCGACATCGAGGGTTCGGCGATCGCACCCGCAATCATCGAGGGCTGCCCGACACGGGTCTTTCTCCCCAACGAGCGCGCGCGCGAGCCGCAGATCCTGTCGATCTATCGCCGCTTCGGGCTCAACGACCGCCAGATCGAGATCGTCAGCCGGGCGACGCCGAAGCGCGAATATTATTGCCAGTCGGCGCGCGGCAACCGTCTGTTCGATCTCGGGCTTGGCGAGGTCGCGCTCGCCTTCACCGCCGCCTCCTCGAAGGCGGACCAGCGCGCGATCACGCGGATCATCGACGAGGCGGGGCGCGCCGGCTTTGCCGCCGCCTGGCTCGCGCATCGCGGCCTCGACTGGGCCGCCGAGTTGCTGCCGGCCGCGTCCCGCGATGAGATTTACCCTGCCCCCCAAGAAGGAGACCCAGCATGA
- a CDS encoding VirB3 family type IV secretion system protein — MDAGAPDLPPGFVVPVHRALTEHILLGGAPRGLAIANATLAGAIGLGLQLWIAGLTCFALGHAAAVWAARRDPQFVDVARRHLRFPAHCEV; from the coding sequence ATGGACGCTGGCGCGCCCGATCTTCCGCCCGGATTCGTAGTCCCGGTGCACCGCGCGCTGACCGAGCACATCCTGCTCGGAGGTGCACCGCGCGGTCTGGCGATCGCCAACGCAACGCTCGCCGGCGCGATCGGGCTCGGCCTGCAGTTGTGGATCGCCGGGCTCACCTGCTTCGCGCTCGGTCACGCCGCCGCGGTCTGGGCGGCGCGGCGCGATCCGCAGTTCGTCGATGTCGCGCGGCGGCACCTGCGCTTTCCGGCGCATTGCGAGGTCTGA